TTCGTGAACTAGTTGTCAGCGGTCACAAGAGGACAGCAGCTTTGTGACCGCCGTCGTGGGAAAGACGAGTGGGATGTTTCCCGTCAGTGTGTTTCATTGGCTGTCACTCAGCCCCGCAGCCCGTCAACAGCAGGAAGCCACAGGCGGTTCACTTCAAGTCACAAAACACTCCGCTGTGACGTTGACTTTGAGAGACGTAGCTCCACATTTTCCCTCAGTCACAAACTGCaattttacttttaataaatcCAGGGAGTCGTCGGGCCGAATCTGAAAAGTGGTGGGCAGCAATTAAGAAGTGAAGGCTGAAATTAATGATGGAGAAAGTCATGTTTGATTGACCTCCAGTAGTGGGAGTTTTCCCTGGTATGGCGCTGCCGGTGATTAGCATGTTTCAGTCGTTCGGGTTAATTAAGAAGTCTGccagaaaagtatttttctcttttttaatgtGGAGGAGCTGCCCTCACTCACATTCACAGTTTCATTACAGAGAGTGAAGTGATATTCCTCACACCCTGTGGATCCCGTTAAAGAGTTAATAACGCTATCAGCATCGACTGGATATGTCTTTGTTCGGTACTCCCCCAGGCTCTGGTGTTGCAGAGAGTACAATACGAAATATAAGTGGACAATCAACTCCTTGCATCGGTCATAAAATGACTGAAATTATATCTTGGAACACACCTTTTACAAGCTGAGCCTTTATCTCGCTCTCAGTTGTGATACGCTGCcagatttcttttcttcctgcttGCTGACTCTGCCTGTGATTATACCGTACCACCAGCTATTGTAAATAGCGTTCCTCCTGAAGGGCCAGGGTTCTACCCAGAACCTTCTAGATAACCCTTTGACGAATGGTTCTAGGTGTTACCTGTTACGTTGGGTTCAGGGTGGAACCTTTGACGAATGGTTCCAGGTGTTACCTGTTATGTTGGGTAGAGGTTGGACCATTTGACGAAGGGTTCTAGGTGTTACCTGTTACGTTGGGTTCAGGGTGGAACCTTTGACGAAGGGTTCTAGGTGTAACCTGTTACGTTGGGTAGAGGTTGGACCATTTGACGAAGGGTTCTAGGTGTTACCTGTTACGTTGGGTTTAGGGTGGGACCTTTGACAAAGGGTTCTAGGTGTTACCTTTGACGAATGGTTCTAGGTGTAACCTGTTATGTTGGGTAGAGGTTGGGCCATTTGACGAAGGGTTCTAGGTGTAACCTGTTATGTTGGGTAGAGGTTGGTCCATTTGACGAAGGGTTCTAGGTGTAACCTGTTATGTTGGGTAGAGGTTGGTCCATTTGACGAAGGGTTCTAGGTGTAACCTGTTATGTTGGGTAGAGGTTGGTCCATTTGACGAAGGGTTCTAGGTGTAACCTGTTATGTTGGGTAGAGGTTGGTCCATTTGACGAAGGGTTCTAGGTGTAACCTGTTATGTTGGGTAGAGGTTGGTCCATTTGACGAAGGGTTCTAGGTGTAACCTGTTATGTTGGGTAGAGGTTGGGCCATTTGACGAAGGGTTCTAGGTGTAATGCTCTAATAGGGTTCCAGGTGAAACCTTCATAAAAAGGTCTACCAGCAACCAAAGAAGGGTTCCATTCTGTGAGCAAGTCGGATGGTTTTAGCTGGAACCTTTTATTTCTAATAGTGTGTGACATTCTGCTTTTGACAGCATTTCCTATTGAATTTCACTCGAGGGATCTTGTTTCTTTTCTGAATTACTTGTGTCTGAGCGTCTGCTTATCGTCTGTCGACACATGTTGTTTTGTCCGGTGAGCAGCTTCGTCTGAATCTCTCATCtgctgggaaaaaaagagacgccGGAGGTCTGTGTATTCACTCTCTAGTCCTCAAGGTGTTTAGTGCCTAAATAACAATTACATTACTGTCACCATATTTGTATCCCACAGCAATTCAAAGGCGAAACGAGAGGATGTGAACCGCTTCCAATTTTCTTTGTGAAAGGCTGTGAATATTGGTTCTCTGGCCTCCCGCTGCGCACAGAAACAATGTCAATACAGAGCAATTTGTTTTCTATTTGCAAGTCCACCTGCGTCTCCGCTCAGGTCACCTTAATCACAGTCTATTCATCCCATCCCCTTCcgacctttttaaaaaatgcctCTGAATTGACTTTGTCCTCCCTTTTGAGGGGGGCAGCCACTTGCACTCCTTCACTCAGAAGTCTATTTTCATTCTAATGGATAGATTTTGAGAAACAGGCATGACAGTCGAGTCTAACGTGCATCAAAGCGTTTTCACAGAATGTGTGTCCACCCCCCTTATTCTAACCAGTGTTATTAAATGGGGTCAGTGGGAGAACAACACCAGCAAAGAAgagataaaaatatttttatcctcaagagcctttttttcttcataacgTTTGAAGAGGAAAAGTCTCTTCAAATAAAAGCCACTTAATGTGTTCTGGTGTATTCTCAGTCTGAAGTGGAGATGGAAAATCTGATTTCACTGACATTTtgaaagtgacagaagtgttttTGAAGATTCTCTGCATCTGTTTCCATTAAAACCCCTGAAAGTATGAACTCGCCATGTAAACAGTTTACTCAAACTGAATTCAAACTGAATGCTTcacattgtggtttctgtaggAGTCTTTATACCTTTCCAAGACATGACAATTCAGACTTGACTGTTTTACTACAGAAGAATTCCAACAACCGGACAGGAAAACCAGTAAGGGAGCAAATAAATGATGGTGAGCTGCATCCATAGGTGGATGGTCCACCATAGGTGGAGCCATAggtggaccatcagtcactaaatgaacatcatgctgtattgaagaagacttgaaactagagactgagaccatgaactcatgtgtacaatgtttactgagggaataaatcaagagagaagagtCTTTTTCTCATATACTcctgggggagaaggggggaatGCCGGTTTTACCATTGACTTCACTTTTCAGAAGGATAGCCTTCCCATTTGGATTCAACAAAATGACACAATGAAAAAACGAACCTTTAGAGCCGCTTCAGTCCAAAAAGTACTCGTTCTTAGAGGTAACGTGTCACAATGTGACACGTAGGGTGTTTGTCAGTGGAGTCGGTGGAtggtttggatttgtttgtgtgtgttgaggtaGGAACCATCGTCATGCAGTCAGCCCGACTCAACACTGACACTCGGTGAGAGTTAAACTCTCCAGGGGTCGCACATCAGTCCCAAAGGCCCGAGCCGTGCTGCTGGTTTCCGGGATTCTTCATTTCCTGAAGATGCTTCTCTGGACAtattttgtttctcttcctctgcgCTGGAAAGAAGTATCAAAGGTCAACGGCCTGCTCTTCTGTCACTTTATCTTGTCTGTGTTATCAGATCATAAAAGCTCAGCAGCCTCGCAGCAACAACATCTTATTTTCACCTTCAGGAGCCTTGCTGGGAAacattccccccccaaaaaaacagtatttattTGTGCTTATTGAagtttcttttctgtgtttaacaGCAATTTGTCGGGCGTGAATCACACAGAGAGGGCAGCAATCAATCGTCACACCGATTCCCGTCCACCCACCCACGGCTGACCCGGCGCGTCGCCGTGTTATCTCGTCTTTTCCCAGCAGCATTAGAAGGAATTAACCACATTCCACCTCTCACAAAGACAGCAGCTCTTCCTGTTTGGAGCTGATCCGAGAGGACGACGCCGGCACCGGTCCCAGCACGCCTGGTGAAACCGCCACAGAAGGACTATTTCACGTTTATCCTCTGCATCACTTTAATCTGACTCCACGCGTTCCCACAGCGTCACAACCACCGCGTGTTATTCTGGCGCGATGAACCGTCTTCTCCGTCCAgtacacacacataacataacACACAGCGACTGGGAGCTAAGAAAACCCAATAAAActtcaattgaattgaataattcGGTTTTGGGTTATTTAGGTCGATACCTATTTATTAAAGGTGTCGAGTACCAACAGCCAGCCTCATTATACGACTGTATTGACGTTAGCAAGCAAAGGAGACACCAATGTGTCCTCTTATCTGCCTGCGGCCTTTTCTTCACGTTCATGCTCCCGAACTCCCAACGAGCGCGTTTAACGATTTGTACGTCGTACTCGAGCATCATTGCGTCTGCTGTGAGGTCGTATGTTTCGTTGTGTATTTACGGAGGCTAAACTGTACGTAAGTTCTTAACGTAGGTTAACGGAACACCAGGagtctcctgggtgaaagtcctgtgtttcCATTTGGACAAACCGGGGGACTTAAAGCCACGAACCAGCCGGCCGTATCAGACAAACTGGGAGTAAGAGCGTACTGAACAGAGCAGAACAAGCgtctatgctaagctacgctaaccgGCTGCTAGCAGCGGAGGACAGACATTGAATGTGGCATCGATCTTCTTGTGCAGGATGTCAGAATCGTTGTCTGACCCGTTCTGTCTTTCCCTCGTGTCTGTCGTCCccgtttgttttgctttgccaTGTGCTCGTTGTCTCTGTGTCCTTGGTCCCGCCTCCACACGCCGCCCATTGCCACACCCCCGAGCAGACGAGGACTCGTCAACGCCTCTATTTCAACCCTGGTGCTGCAGGCTCGGGGTGTCCGACTGCTTCGTCTTCCTCTGCCTGACCTTGTGACTGACTTTCTCTCTCCGCCTGTAGACTTCCAGTTCCCCACTGGCCTCCGACGGCGAGCCACGCGACTCACGCCCAATAAAGTTGGGAGCCCTGCACGGGCTCCTGAGGTTGCATCTGGGTCCAAATTCTTGTTCCCCCGTGTCACAGAAGCATCTTACAAAACGAGTCGCTTCTGCAGTATTTGACCAACAACACATCcagttttattctttctttggCTACTTACACCAACACGTCCGTAGCCAGGAGACAATCAGTCCAGTAGTTTGGGTGGTAAAAACCAGAACACGGCCATCGAGCTCACCATAGATGTCAATGTACAAAAGGTTTAATGCTGCGCGTGAGGTGCGTTTTAAACATcaatgagaccccccccccccctcctaacaCTTTTCAGATTAAACCGCGATTAAAGTTCACACAGTAAACAAGTACAAGTTATTCTCTTATTTCTTGCTGCTTTGAACTCTGACTCACCATCTGTAGTCCGACTGCTGCACAACGAAAAGATGGAATTTaccaaaagccccccccccccactacggCCCCCCATTCCTGGAGCCTAAAATCCTGGATTTGATCGGACTCAGAGGAGACGGACCATCGTCCAACGTCCTCACAGATTACACCTGCAGCGCCGTGTTCATGTCCCGAGCGTCCACACGGGGGCGTCCACACGGGGGGGCGTCCACACGGGAGCGTCCACACGGGGGGGCGTCCACAAGGGGGGGTCCACACGGGGGCGTCCACACGGGGGCGTCCACACGGGAGCGTCCACACCGGGGGCGTCCACACGGGGGGCGTCCACACGGGAGCGTCCACACGGGGGCGTCCACACGGGGGGGCGTCCACACGGGAGCGTCCACACCGGGGGCGTTGCCAAGGTCGTCGTCCGGGGCGATTCCAACCCGTAGAGCGAGAACGACGGCATACAGGGTCATGTGACGATATTAGTCCTCTTCTCAACAACAACACGAAGAGGAACATTGAAGGTGCTTCGATATTCACTctaatatgaagtataaacaGGAAGTTGCACAATAATGTAATGAGATACAGACTTCTCTGCTGGGGGGGCTGCACAGGTCACATGAGGTCCGCTGGTCACGTTGGAACGTTTAGCCGTAAAATGTGCCGtgaaagatcttttttttgatGGAAgaacagacatttgttttttttacagtgtttgGCGCCATTGGCGTGCGGTGCGACTCGCCCGTCTAACAGGACTGCGCCTCGATCTGCGGCTGCACCGACTGTCTCTTGGGACACAGTATCTTGGCGAAGGCCCTGCGGAAGCTGCTGTGGCACAGCGGGTAGAGGAACGGGTTGATGGCCGAGTTCAGCCACAGGAGCCAGAAGGTGACGTCGTACCAGTGGTTGGCGACGCACTCGCCGCTGCAGGCGGCGCGGATGATCATCAGGAGCGTGTAGGGAGCCCAGCAGATCCCGAAGATGCACACGATGATGGCCAGAGACTTGGCGATCTTCTTGTCTCGGGAGAGCCGGGACGCCTGCGTCCTCCGGCCCGGCGCCGAGCAGGAGGCGGAGTGCCGGAACAGCCGCGGGTTCCTCCGGTCCGGGGAGAACTTCTCCGTCCTCATGAAGATCTGCGTGTTGTCGGCGTCCCCGCAGGAGGACGGGGACAGCGCGTCGGCAATGTCCTCGATGACCGCCGAGATGGCGGTGGGCTCGGTGGACGACACCTTGCGGGTCTTCACGAAGGACACGGAGCGTCCCGCCCCGTCTCGGTGGCGCCTGGGGACCCGTTGCgccctgacctcctcctcctcctcctccacgccggCCCCCACAGTCTTGGTCCTCTGGTGGATGTTCAGGTAGATGCTCAGGTTGAAGAACGCCACGGACACGAAGGGGGCGAAGAACTCGAAGGTGGAGGCGCTGAGCAGGAAGTACCAGGTGAAGTAGAACTCGGCGTAGCACTCGTGCGCCGGGACGACGCTCTGGCCGACGGCCGCCTCCCAGAAGATGATGGCGGGGCCGTAAAGGAGGAAGGCCAGCGCCCACACCGCCACCATCTTGAAGACGGCCGGGCGGGTCATGTTCCGCTGCGCCCGGTATTTGACCTGCGTGGAAAGTCACAGCCATGAGCTCCGCCCACCACACGCCACACCTCACAAACGGTAAATTCTACTGAAACGTagctcttttttaaatgttgctttcGTCCGGAATACTTTTCTTCTTACAGTAACAGTTTGCATCAAACCTTTTGCTAAAAAAGTGCTGCagctgaaatgaaaaagtgtttataatttatttattacggCCTTGAACACCTGAAAACGGAGCCGAGCTTGTATGACGAGAAGCTGTAAATTAACTCCTGACTACGCCGTGTGTCACCGACGCcagatagaggggggggggggggggcaagggggggaggggtctgtCAGGCTAAGAGCCACCGTCACTGATGCGAGTGTGAAAGAGACATCTGgttcctctcgctctctctcttcacctCGCGGTCTAAACTGTGTCATTAAGCTGCTCTGTTCACTCTTTTATCTGTTTGTgctgttgttcttcttcttgacgCGACGACGTCGCTCTGCAACAGCTGTGCTTCTCacacgcgcacatacacacacatgtacacatgtatacataaatgtacatatacacatgtatacataaatgtacatatacacatgtatacatatatgtacatatacacacatatatacacatgtatacatatatgtacatatacacacatatatacacatgtatacatatatgtacatatacatgtatacatatatgtacatatacacacatatatacacatgtatacatatatgtacatatacacacatatatacacatgtatacatatatgtacatatacacacatatacacacatgtatacatatatgtacatatacacacatgtatacatatatgtacatatacacacatgtatacatatatgtacatatacacacatatatacacatgtatacatatatgtacatatacacacatatatacacatgtatacataaatgtacatatacacacatatatacacatgtatacatatatgtacatatacacacatatatacacatgtatacataaatgtacatatacacacatatatacacatgtatacataaatgtacatatacacacatatatacacatgtatacatatatgtacatatacacacatatatacacatgtatacatatatgtacatatacacacatatatacacatatacacatatatgtacatatacttatatacacatgtatacaaatatgtACGTAtacaaatatgtacatatacacacatatatacacatgtatacatatatgtacatatacacacatatatacacatatatgtacatatacttatatacacatgtatacaaatatgtACGTAtacaaatatgtacatatacacatacatacacatgtacacatatatacacatgtacacatatatacacatgtacacatatatacacatctacacatatataaacatctacacatatatgtacatatatacttatgtacacacatatatacacacatgtacacatatgtacacatatatagacatgtacacacatgtacacatatatgtacatatacacacatgtacacatatatgtacatatacacacatgtacacatatatgtacatatacacacatgtacacatatatgtacatatacacacatgtacacatatatgtacatatacacacatgtacacatatatgtacatatacacacatgtacacatatatgtacatatacacacacgtacacatatatgtacatatacacacacgtacacatatatgtacatatacacacacgtacacatatatgtacatatacacacacgtacacatatatgtacatatacacacacgtacacatatatgtacatatacacacacgtacacatatatgtacatatacacacacgtacacatatatgtacatatacacacacgtacacatatatgtacatatacacacacgtacacatatatgtacatatacacacatgtacacatatatgtacatatacacacatgtacacatatatgtacatatacacacacgtacacatatatgtacatatacacacacgtacacatatatgtacatatacacacatgtacacatatatacacatatacacacacgtacacatctatgtacatatacacacacgtacacatatatgtacatatacataacAACCTTCTCTGAgcgataataataatgaaacatGTCAAACGTTCATTATAAAAGCAAGTCTTATAAATCCAGCTGTCTACACATTaacaatgaatacatgaataaatgataTTTTCTGCTGAGATCAAAGCTTAATGAAAGGAGATAAAAGCGCTGACTCCGTACATTTATCTCTGTGACAGGAGATGATGAAATGATCCGCGTGGACTGAATCCTCGTCCAGTGGACGTCTCGTCGGGGACGTTTATTCCAGAGAGCAATTTGACAATCGATGTAGAATAACTGGCTGCATTTTGTGCACCGAGTGAAACAAACAGTGATGATTGTCAGTTTTTAATGAaagttttaagaaaataaatgttggttTGTTGTGGTTGAAACTGCTCTCCACCTGCGAccacgtccacacacacacacacacacacacacacaacattgacCTCAAGTTTCAACCTTCAGGGGTGAAAAAGGCGGGATGACTTTGTGTGGATCGTCGAGCAGAACGAGCTGAAAGAATGAAGCGTATTGAAGCGGCGAATGCAAAATGAAATGCGCATCGTTTCCGTTTGTGGAGACAAAATGcgttattgttttttaatgagccGGGAATGAAGAGGACGCGAGGAACGAAGAGAACGCGGCCTCCTTTGATTCGCCAACGCATCGCGGGTGTCTTTAATTGTCTCGTGAAGATGTTCAGACGTGGTGCAGATAACCGGCTCACCGTTTGTGAACCAAAGCGGAGCTGCAGCTTTGACGTCCTCCTGCTCGTCTCTGCATCGGGACGCGTTGGCGTTTACACAACGAAGACCACGTGCTCGGTTGGGTCCGCCCACTTGTGAAGTCTGAAGACCTTCTCACATCAGGAGaatctgtgtttctctgtgtgccTCCAATAAAGGCTTCGACCAATCGTGTTCATCTCCTTCCCAACTCACCTGTCACAATAAAAGAAGAGCCGCCGTTCTTTGGCCGTTGGCTTTTATTGCTCGTGCGCCCTGATGATCATTGTGAcatctttcctcttctccttttacaaattattattatggtcTCTTAAGGAAGGTTATTctattgtttcagttttagtttatttaatttaatttaataatatttctattattatattgtatataatgtgtatctgtctattctattttcttccctgtacatgctgctgtgataccaacatttccctcctgagggatcaataaagtatcaatctatctgATGTGTGAAGGCCTTTATTCCCAGCTCCTTGTCCCACATGGTCCCCAAAGGGACTCAGTAGCCTCCATCTCCCCTTTTGAAGCCCAGATTGTCCCGATCATTTCACCCCATCGATATCGCTCATCTGTTTGTAAAGTTGCTCCACATCGACAAACCGCTTCCTCTGAGCGTCGCTTGATTTGTAAAAAGATGGAGTGGCCTCGTTTTAACGGTGTTGGATTGGTGCTTGTGGGCGGcatcctaaacacacacacacacacacgcgtgcacatgcacacacacactttatcagACAACTCCCAATCGTCATGGAACCGAGCTGTGAACGTCTACGACTGCAGAGCACACTGCACCGAGGGGACACCTTTACCTTCTGCAACtgactccgtgtgtgtgtgtgcgtgtgtgtgcgtgtgtgtgtgtgtgtgtgcgtgtgtgcatgtgtgtgttaatgagcACCTCTGGCGCCCGTACTTACCGCTCTCGTGACGGACAGGAAGCGGTCGTAACTAATGAGGACGATGTTGAAGACGGAGGCGGTGCACAGCAGGTAGTCCATGATCAGCCACACCTTGCAGACCCCTTTGCCCAACATCCACCGGCCCGTCAGGTTGTACGGGATGTACACCGGGATGCAGAAGGCACCTGGAgcaccgcacgcacacacacacacacacacacacactcacacacacatgcacgcacacacacacacacacacacacgcacacgcacacacacacacacacacacatgcacacacacacacacacacatgcacgcacacacacacacacgcacacacacacacacacacacactcacacacacacatgcacgcacacacacacacacactcacacacacacatgcacgcacacacacacacacacacacacacatgcacacacacacacacacatgcacacacacacacacacatgcacacacacacacacacacacacacgcacgcacacacatgcacgcacacacacacacacacacacacgcacacacacacatgcacgcacacacacacatgcacacacacacacacacacatgcacgcacacacacacacacgcacacacacacacacacacacactcacacacacacacacacactcacacacacacacgcacgcacacacacacacacactcacacacacacacacacacacactcacacacgcacacacacacacacacatgcacacacacacacacacatgcacacacacacacacacacatgcacgcacacacacacacacgcacacacacacacatacacacacatgcacgcacacacacacacacactcacacacacacatgcacgcacacacacacacacacacacacacacacacacatgcacacacacacacacacatgcacgcacacacacacacacgcacacacacacacatacacacacatgcacgcacacacacacacacactcacacacacacatgcacgcacacacacacacacacacacacacacacacacatgcacacacacacacacacatgcacgcacacacacacacacgcacgcacgcacacacacatacacacacacacacacacacatacgcacacacacacacacacacatgcacacacacacacacacgcacacacacacacacacgcacacacacacacacgcgcacacatgcacacgcacacacatgcacacacacacgcacacacacacgcacgcacacacacgcgcacacatgcacacgcacacacatgcacacacacacgcacacacacacgcacgcacacacgcacgcacacacacatacacacacgcacacacacatgcacacacacacgcacacacgcacacacacacacacacacactgtaagaTGATTCAACACTGCTGTGTTAACACACCTCTCTGCTTGTGTCACAGAATGACAGGCTGAGTGCACTCGGCCAAAGGGAGCAAATATCTGACTGCAGATaagagcagcagggggggggggggggggggggggggcttccaataagcaatattcaaatgtaatgtaaaacatgGATGGAGCCAAAAAAGGATGCAAGGTCACCAATGCAGAGTGAGTCACTGTAATTACACAGTGGGGTAATTACAGTGTGTTTAAAGGCCtttagtgagggggggggggggggggcttcattcaTAGGGAGACACTTGTAACACATTGTAACACAACACTTGTAaattggaggaagaagaagagatggaaCCAAACTCACCCACGAGGAAATCAGAGATGGCCAGGTTGAGGAAGAAGTAGTTGCTTTGAGTCCTCAGGGTTTTGTCCACAATAAAAGCCATGATGACCAGCGCGTTTCCGGCCACCACGACGACCACCAGCGTGACCATGAGCACCGACAGGATCACCGCCAGGTAGCCGGGGAGCACGGGCCCGGCCTCGGACACGGAGAAGGGTGTCAAGTTGCCGCTGGAGTTGGACTCCACGATTCGCGCGCCCATAGTTACCGGAGAGCCGAAACCATCGCACGCCCTTTTCATTTTACGCGCAGAGACGGCGGCGAGCGAGTCCGGTTACGCGCAAAAACGTTCGGCTCCACTTTCTCCAGGAGTCAAACATGACCGGAACTCTGAGGTTACATGGAGATACTTTCCCCACATCTTCCatcctaccccccctcccctctcccaccccccagGATCCTTGTGCGGTTTGGACTCGGGTCGAAATGACGGCTCTGTTGGTCCTCTGGTGCGCGCGCTCTTCTCTCTGCGCGCCCCGGTTGGTGCGCACGGTGCCGGGCGGCTGCTGGATGTGCGGGTACCACGGGGCGCACATCTGCTTTTGTCACCAGCGTCAAGCTGAA
This Gasterosteus aculeatus chromosome 8, fGasAcu3.hap1.1, whole genome shotgun sequence DNA region includes the following protein-coding sequences:
- the LOC120824158 gene encoding histamine H3 receptor; translated protein: MKRACDGFGSPVTMGARIVESNSSGNLTPFSVSEAGPVLPGYLAVILSVLMVTLVVVVVAGNALVIMAFIVDKTLRTQSNYFFLNLAISDFLVGAFCIPVYIPYNLTGRWMLGKGVCKVWLIMDYLLCTASVFNIVLISYDRFLSVTRAVKYRAQRNMTRPAVFKMVAVWALAFLLYGPAIIFWEAAVGQSVVPAHECYAEFYFTWYFLLSASTFEFFAPFVSVAFFNLSIYLNIHQRTKTVGAGVEEEEEEVRAQRVPRRHRDGAGRSVSFVKTRKVSSTEPTAISAVIEDIADALSPSSCGDADNTQIFMRTEKFSPDRRNPRLFRHSASCSAPGRRTQASRLSRDKKIAKSLAIIVCIFGICWAPYTLLMIIRAACSGECVANHWYDVTFWLLWLNSAINPFLYPLCHSSFRRAFAKILCPKRQSVQPQIEAQSC